GCAACGATGACGGCGATCGCTCCGGGCTGCCACACCATGAAGGACGCGATGAACGCGAAGCGTTCGAGGTAACCGATCGTGGTTCCGCCGCGCAGAATCTCACGTTCGGGCAGGGGAGAGTCGGCGTCGATCACGAGGATGCCGCCATGTTCGCCGCGCGGCGCCGGATACGAGGCGAGCGAGAGCACGAGCGCCACGAGTGGGCTGCCCGCGAGAGTGGCTAGTGCGACGAGGGCGGCGCTGAGCAAAATGATTAGTTCCGAAGCATCACCGGGCAGAGGGTTTCCAGTGGAACCCAAGATGAGGGCGATACCGACAGGCAGTAGCGAGACGGTGGCGAGCCAATACTTTTCGGTGCGCGCGGCAATCATGGATGCGCCGATCGCTCCGATTGTGAGAACGAGTACCGCGATCCACCAGCCGGTCATGACGTGCCTTTCTCTGCGCTGAGCGCGTTGTCGGTTGCTACTCCACTGTGTGCTCTGTCGAGCAGGTTTGCAAGGGCGCGAACGGCCTCTTCTTCTGTGCGAAGCCCGGCGACGAGAGCCCGCTGGCTGGCAGATTGTGGGGAGATGCCGAGGCGCTCGGCCGCGTCGGCTTGTGTGATTCCGGTGCTGAGCAAGTCGTAGAGTTCCCAACCGTTGTCAGTGCGACGGTTGCGAAGCAGAATCAACAGCTCAAGAAGTGGCTCGATGTCGCGGGCGAGCTCGCTCTCGGGGTCGGACTCGACGGCGCATTTGGCTGGACTCTTCTTGGCGCGGTCGATGGCGTCTCTCGCGGCGAGAAAGGCAGGGCCACTGGTTGCACGCACGCTTGTTCCGAACGGCAGGGGCACTGCGCCGATACCGATTCCCACGCTCCACTGTTCGGTGCGGGTCAGTTCGAGGGTGATGTCGAGAGCAGCCTGTGCCGACGTGAGCAGCATTTGCGCTTCGTCTCCCGCGGTGCGTTCGGCGGGCAGGGCGAGGTCATCCGCGCGCTCGGTGTTGATGCGCTGCAGGGTCTGGGCTACGGCATCCGCGCTGCTGCGGCTGTTTCTTTGGTCCGCTGTGATCACAAACATAACTAAAGGCTACAGCATTGATTCTTCAACATCAGGCCCACAAGCCTGATTTCTTCAGATCAGTGCCTCAGCATTGCGGGTAACCAACGGCAGGCTGCTCTCAGCACCCCGCCGATAGGCACTACGGTTAATGACGTGTCAGCGACAGCATCAGAATCTCTCAGTACCCAAAGCAACGACAGCTCTTTCGAGAGCTTGTGGCAAGAGCTCACGTGGCGCGGTCTCGTGCACGTCTCTACCGATGCGGATGCCCTTGAGAAGCTTCTCGACGGTGACCCCATCACCTACTACTGCGGATTCGACCCCACCGCGCCCAGCCTTCACTTAGGCAACCTCGTGCAGCTTCTGCTGCTGCGCCGTCTTCAGCTGGCTGGCCACAAACCTCTCGGACTCGTCGGGGGAGCGACCGGCCTCATCGGAGATCCGCGCCCCACAGCAGAGCGCACGCTCAACGACAACGAAACCGTTGCCGAATGGGTCAGCTACTTGCAGGCCCAGGTCTCCAAGTTCTTGAGCACCGAGGGTGACAATGCCGTGCGCATGGTCAATAACCTCGACTGGACAGCGCCGATGAGCGCGATCGATTTCTTGCGCGATGTCGGCAAGTACTTCCGTGTCGGCACGATGCTCAAAAAGGATGCGGTGAGCGCGCGTCTCAATAGCGACGCCGGCATTAGCTACACCGAGTTCAGTTACCAAGTCATGCAGGGCATGGACTTCTTGGAGCTCTACCGCAACTACGACTGCGTTTTGCAAACCGGTGGCAGCGACCAGTGGGGCAATCTCATCAGCGGCAGCGACCTCATCCATAAGGCTGAGAGCGCGAGCGTTCACGCCATTGGCACCCCGCTCATCACGAACTCGGATGGCACCAAGTTCGGCAAGAGCGAGGGCAACGCCATTTGGCTCGACTCTAAGATGACGAGCCCCTACGCGTTCTACCAGTTCTGGCTCAATACTGATGATGCGGATGTCATTGAGCGCGTGAAGATCTTCACGTTCCTGTCGCGGGAACAGATCACTGCTCTCGAGACCGCTGTCGCTGAGGCGCCGTTTCGTCGCGAAGCACAGAAGACTCTCGCTTTCGAGGTCACTTCTCTCGTTCATGGCCGCACTGCAACGGAAGCGGCAATCGCAGCATCCGCAGCTCTCTTCGGCCAAGGGGAGTTGGCGTCATTGGATGCGGACACTCTTGCCGCAGCTCTGCGCGAGCTCGCCCACGTCGAAACCTCAGCGGATGCGACCGTTGTGCAACTGCTTGTCGACACGAAACTGGTGTCGAGTGCGAGCGAAGCGCGTCGCGCAATCTCGCAGGGCGGCGTCTACCTCAACAACGTTGCTGTAGCGGATGACCAGGCCACGGTGGGCAGTGACCTTCTGCCCGGAAACGTGGCCGTTCTCCGTCGCGGCAAGAAGACTCTCGCAGGAATCTTCGTCACCTCCTAGCGCGAACAGCACCCGCAGAAGTGGGCCGACTACTTTGGTGACCAGCCAACGTTCGTCTTCACCACTCGCGACCTTCCCGTTCCCGAAGGCGCCGACGTCCGCTTTGTTCGTGGAGCTGTCGCGGATGCCCTGCCTGCGATTCGCGAGGCTGCAGGCGCTGGCGACGTCTGGGT
This portion of the Salinibacterium sp. NK8237 genome encodes:
- a CDS encoding SatD family protein, whose product is MFVITADQRNSRSSADAVAQTLQRINTERADDLALPAERTAGDEAQMLLTSAQAALDITLELTRTEQWSVGIGIGAVPLPFGTSVRATSGPAFLAARDAIDRAKKSPAKCAVESDPESELARDIEPLLELLILLRNRRTDNGWELYDLLSTGITQADAAERLGISPQSASQRALVAGLRTEEEAVRALANLLDRAHSGVATDNALSAEKGTS
- the tyrS gene encoding tyrosine--tRNA ligase; the encoded protein is MSATASESLSTQSNDSSFESLWQELTWRGLVHVSTDADALEKLLDGDPITYYCGFDPTAPSLHLGNLVQLLLLRRLQLAGHKPLGLVGGATGLIGDPRPTAERTLNDNETVAEWVSYLQAQVSKFLSTEGDNAVRMVNNLDWTAPMSAIDFLRDVGKYFRVGTMLKKDAVSARLNSDAGISYTEFSYQVMQGMDFLELYRNYDCVLQTGGSDQWGNLISGSDLIHKAESASVHAIGTPLITNSDGTKFGKSEGNAIWLDSKMTSPYAFYQFWLNTDDADVIERVKIFTFLSREQITALETAVAEAPFRREAQKTLAFEVTSLVHGRTATEAAIAASAALFGQGELASLDADTLAAALRELAHVETSADATVVQLLVDTKLVSSASEARRAISQGGVYLNNVAVADDQATVGSDLLPGNVAVLRRGKKTLAGIFVTS